A genomic region of Ochotona princeps isolate mOchPri1 chromosome 17, mOchPri1.hap1, whole genome shotgun sequence contains the following coding sequences:
- the RANGRF gene encoding ran guanine nucleotide release factor isoform X1: MEPTRDYPLFGGAFSAILPPGAIDVSDLRPVPDNQEVFCHPVTDQSLIVELLELQAHVCGEAAARYHFEDVGGVQGARSQQVESVQSLGSESLALRSCCPEAWVLSGKQQVAKENQQVAKDVAVHQALLRLPQYETDVLLTFNQPPTSDNRSSLSPGNVSPPPWSLGDFEQLVTSLNLHDPTIFGPQ; the protein is encoded by the exons ATGGAGCCCACGAGAGACTATCCGTTGTTCGGGGGTGCCTTCTCTGCCATTCTCCCTCCAGGGGCCATTGACGTGAG CGACCTCCGACCGGTCCCGGACAACCAAGAAGTCTTCTGCCACCCCGTGACCGACCAGAGCCTCATCGTAGAACTTCTGGAGCTCCAGGCCCACGTGTGCGGCGAGGCGGCTGCGCG GTACCACTTCGAAGATGTTGGTGGGGTGCAGGGGGCTAGGTCCCAGCAGGTGGAGTCTGTGCAGTCCCTCGGTTCTGAGAGCCTGGCCCTGCGGAGCTGCTGTCCTGAAGCCTGGGTGCTCTCAGGCAAGCAGCAAGTGGCTAAGGAAAACCAGCAG GTAGCAAAGGATGTGGCAGTGCATCAGGCCTTGCTGCGGCTGCCCCAATACGAGACTGATGTGTTGCTCACCTTCAATCAGCCCCCCAC CTCTGACAACAGGTCCTCTCTTAGCCCTGGAAATGTGTCCCCTCCACCCTGGAGCCTGGGTGACTTTGAACAGCTGGTAACCAGTCTGAACCTTCATGATCCAACCATCTTCGGGCCCCAGTAA
- the RANGRF gene encoding ran guanine nucleotide release factor isoform X2, whose translation MEPTRDYPLFGGAFSAILPPGAIDVSDLRPVPDNQEVFCHPVTDQSLIVELLELQAHVCGEAAARYHFEDVGGVQGARSQQVESVQSLGSESLALRSCCPEAWVLSGKQQVAKENQQL comes from the exons ATGGAGCCCACGAGAGACTATCCGTTGTTCGGGGGTGCCTTCTCTGCCATTCTCCCTCCAGGGGCCATTGACGTGAG CGACCTCCGACCGGTCCCGGACAACCAAGAAGTCTTCTGCCACCCCGTGACCGACCAGAGCCTCATCGTAGAACTTCTGGAGCTCCAGGCCCACGTGTGCGGCGAGGCGGCTGCGCG GTACCACTTCGAAGATGTTGGTGGGGTGCAGGGGGCTAGGTCCCAGCAGGTGGAGTCTGTGCAGTCCCTCGGTTCTGAGAGCCTGGCCCTGCGGAGCTGCTGTCCTGAAGCCTGGGTGCTCTCAGGCAAGCAGCAAGTGGCTAAGGAAAACCAGCAG CTCTGA
- the SLC25A35 gene encoding solute carrier family 25 member 35, whose translation MDFLMSGLAGCGACVFTNPLEVVKTRMQLQGELQVPGSYKRHYRNVFHAFFTIGRVDGLAALQKGLAPALLYQFLMNGIRLGTYGVVEARGYLHTAEGNLSPPRCLVAGAMAGVMGAYLGSPIYMVKTHLQAQAASEIAVGHQYKHQGMFQALAEIGQKHGLVGLWRGALGGLPRVIMGSSTQLCTFSSTKDLMSQWEIFPPQSWKLALAAAMVSGIAVVLAMTPFDVACTRLYNQPTDAQGKGLMYRGILDALLRTARTEGLFGMYKGIGASYFRIGPHTILSLFFWDQLRSLYHKYTK comes from the exons ATGGACTTCTTGATGAGTGGGCTGGCAGGCTGCGGGGCCTGTGTGTTCACCAACCCCCTGGAGGTGGTGAagaccaggatgcagctgcaggGAGAACTGCAGGTCCCCGGCTCCTACAAGCGGCACTACCGGAACGTCTTCCATGCCTTCTTCACCATCGGCAGGGTGGACGGCCTAGCGGCCCTGCAGAAGGGCCTGGCCCCCGCCCTCCTGTACCAGTTCCTGATGAATGGCATCCGGCTGGGAACCTATGGGGTGGTTGAAGCGAGGGGCTACCTGCACACAGCAGAAGGCAACCTCAGTCCTCCCCGCTGTCTGGTGGCCGGGGCCATGGCTGGGGTCATGGGCGCCTATCTCGGGAGCCCCATCTACATG GTGAAGACACATCTACAAGCGCAGGCAGCCTCCGAGATTGCTGTAGGTCACCAGTACAAGCATCAG ggCATGTTTCAGGCACTAGCCGAGATTGGCCAGAAACATGGTCTAGTGGGATTGTGGCGTGGGGCCTTGGGTGGCCTGCCCCGAGTCATCATGGGTTCCTCCACCCAGCTGTGCACCTTCTCATCCACCAAGGACCTCATGAGCCAGTGGGAG ATCTTTCCTCCCCAGAGTTGGAAACTGGCTCTGGCAGCTGCCATGGTGAGTGGCATCGCAGTGGTCCTGGCCATGACACCTTTTGATGTAGCCTGTACAAGGCTCTACAACCAGCCCACAGATGCCCAAGGCAAG GGCCTCATGTACCGGGGGATTCTGGACGCTCTGCTGCGGACAGCTCGGACAGAGGGCCTTTTTGGCATGTACAAGGGTATAGGTGCCTCCTACTTCCGCATTGGACCCCATACcatcctctccctcttcttctgggACCAGCTGCGCTCCCTCTACCACAAGTACACTAAGTAG